Proteins found in one Nostoc sp. NIES-3756 genomic segment:
- the bchE gene encoding magnesium-protoporphyrin IX monomethyl ester anaerobic oxidative cyclase, which translates to MRIMMIQPNYHSGGAEIAGNWPPSWVPYVGGALKTAGFTNIRFIDAMTDDIPDDVLAKMIAQHQPDVVLATAITPMIYQSEKTLKIVKEVCPQATTIMGGVHPTYMYTEVLNEAPWVDYIIRGEGEEITANLLKSIANGTDKSERHNILGIAFFDEGKVIATPAHPPIADLDTLTPDWSLLDWSKYIYTPLNVRVAVPNYARGCPFSCRFCSQWAFWRKYRSSSPKKFVDQIEILVKEHKVGFFILADEEPTINKPKFIALCNELIERNLGVYWGINTRVTDILRDEQELPLYRKAGLVHVSLGTEAAAQLKLNLFRKETTIEENKRAIQLLRQNGIVAEAQFIMGLENETPETIEETYKMALDWKADMVNWNMFTPWPFSELFQDLGDRVEVRDYSQYNFVTPIMKPDAMEREDVLKGVLRNYARFYLRKTFEYWFVKDSFKRKYLLGCLKAFVKTTLNKRFYNLNRVKYKGLHTEIELGFDESKILTREQIAQRKQEHPELMADVNFTGNISACGAPNDLEYHEQQDLPISNN; encoded by the coding sequence ATGCGGATCATGATGATACAACCCAACTATCACTCTGGTGGTGCGGAAATTGCTGGAAATTGGCCGCCAAGTTGGGTTCCTTATGTGGGTGGGGCGTTAAAAACAGCAGGCTTTACCAACATCCGTTTTATTGATGCGATGACGGATGATATTCCTGATGATGTGTTAGCTAAAATGATCGCCCAACATCAGCCAGATGTAGTTTTGGCCACGGCGATTACACCGATGATTTATCAATCGGAAAAAACCCTAAAAATTGTTAAAGAAGTTTGTCCCCAAGCAACCACAATTATGGGTGGGGTTCATCCTACCTATATGTATACAGAAGTTCTCAATGAAGCGCCTTGGGTAGATTATATTATTCGCGGGGAAGGCGAAGAAATTACAGCCAATTTGCTCAAGTCCATCGCCAATGGTACAGATAAAAGCGAACGCCATAATATATTAGGTATAGCCTTCTTTGATGAGGGCAAAGTCATCGCCACACCAGCCCATCCCCCCATTGCTGATTTAGATACCCTAACCCCAGATTGGAGTCTTTTAGACTGGAGTAAATATATATATACTCCTCTCAACGTTCGAGTAGCTGTTCCCAACTACGCCAGAGGATGTCCTTTCAGTTGTCGTTTTTGTTCTCAGTGGGCGTTCTGGCGGAAATATCGTTCCAGCAGTCCCAAAAAATTTGTTGATCAGATTGAAATCTTGGTTAAAGAACACAAGGTAGGCTTTTTCATTCTGGCTGACGAAGAACCAACAATTAACAAACCCAAATTTATCGCCCTGTGTAACGAATTAATCGAACGAAACTTAGGCGTTTACTGGGGAATTAATACCAGGGTGACGGATATATTACGGGATGAGCAAGAATTACCTCTTTACCGTAAAGCTGGACTAGTCCACGTTTCCTTGGGTACGGAAGCGGCGGCGCAATTAAAGCTGAACTTGTTCCGTAAAGAAACAACTATCGAAGAAAACAAACGGGCGATTCAACTTTTAAGACAAAATGGCATTGTGGCCGAAGCCCAATTTATTATGGGTTTGGAGAACGAAACCCCAGAGACTATCGAAGAAACCTACAAGATGGCTTTGGACTGGAAAGCCGACATGGTGAACTGGAATATGTTTACCCCTTGGCCATTTTCCGAATTATTTCAGGATTTAGGCGATCGCGTCGAAGTCAGAGATTATTCTCAATACAACTTCGTCACCCCCATCATGAAACCAGACGCGATGGAACGGGAAGACGTTCTCAAAGGTGTATTAAGAAACTACGCCCGTTTTTATCTACGTAAAACCTTTGAGTACTGGTTTGTCAAAGACTCCTTCAAACGTAAGTATCTATTAGGCTGCTTGAAAGCATTTGTTAAAACCACCCTCAACAAACGCTTCTACAACCTAAACAGAGTCAAGTATAAAGGTTTACACACGGAAATTGAACTAGGTTTTGATGAATCGAAGATTCTCACCCGCGAACAAATAGCCCAGCGCAAACAAGAACATCCCGAACTTATGGCAGATGTGAATTTCACGGGCAATATTTCTGCCTGTGGCGCACCTAATGACCTGGAATATCACGAACAACAGGATTTGCCTATAAGTAACAATTGA
- a CDS encoding D-alanine--D-alanine ligase family protein, giving the protein MSKLRVGLLFGGRSGEHEVSINSARAIASVLSAGENANKYEILPFYIQKDGRWLAGEAPQKVLKSGVPLLESSNSSSPAESNIVSNPQQQTLERWQSPSQVAEVDVWFPILHGPNGEDGTIQGLLTLMQIPFVGSGVLGSALGMDKIAMKMAFAQAGIPQVKYKAVTRAQVWSNPCVFPKLCDEIEADLGYPCFVKPANLGSSVGISKVRSRQELENALDNAAHYDRRIIVEAGVVAREVECAVLGNDQPQASVVGEITFDSDFYDYETKYTQGKADLLIPAAIPDEISRKIQDMAVQAFAAVDAAGLARVDFFYVEATGEVLINEINTLPGFTATSMYPQLWAYSGIPFPELVDRLVQFAMERHNSSH; this is encoded by the coding sequence ATGAGTAAGTTGCGGGTGGGATTGTTGTTTGGCGGTCGTTCTGGAGAACATGAGGTTTCTATAAATTCAGCACGGGCGATCGCTTCAGTTCTCAGTGCTGGGGAAAATGCTAATAAGTATGAAATATTGCCTTTTTATATCCAAAAGGATGGGCGGTGGTTAGCAGGCGAAGCGCCGCAAAAGGTGCTTAAATCTGGTGTACCTCTATTAGAATCGTCAAACTCCTCATCACCAGCCGAAAGTAATATTGTATCCAACCCTCAACAACAAACACTCGAACGTTGGCAATCACCTTCCCAAGTGGCGGAAGTGGATGTTTGGTTTCCCATTCTGCACGGGCCTAATGGTGAAGATGGGACAATTCAGGGCTTACTTACCCTCATGCAGATACCTTTTGTTGGTTCTGGCGTTTTGGGTTCGGCGTTGGGGATGGATAAGATAGCGATGAAGATGGCTTTTGCCCAAGCTGGTATTCCCCAGGTGAAGTATAAGGCTGTTACAAGAGCGCAGGTATGGTCTAATCCTTGTGTATTCCCCAAATTATGTGATGAAATTGAGGCGGATTTGGGCTACCCCTGTTTTGTTAAACCTGCTAACCTGGGTTCTTCGGTGGGGATTTCCAAAGTGCGATCGCGCCAAGAATTAGAAAATGCTTTAGATAATGCCGCTCACTATGACCGCCGAATTATTGTAGAAGCTGGAGTCGTAGCCAGGGAAGTTGAGTGTGCTGTTTTAGGTAATGACCAACCCCAAGCTTCCGTAGTTGGCGAAATTACCTTTGATAGTGATTTTTATGATTACGAAACTAAATATACTCAAGGTAAAGCAGATTTACTGATTCCTGCCGCTATTCCCGACGAAATCAGCCGTAAAATTCAAGACATGGCTGTGCAAGCCTTCGCTGCGGTTGACGCTGCTGGACTAGCTAGAGTAGACTTTTTCTACGTGGAAGCTACTGGAGAAGTGTTAATTAACGAAATCAACACCCTACCAGGGTTCACCGCTACTAGTATGTATCCCCAACTCTGGGCCTATAGTGGCATCCCCTTTCCAGAATTGGTAGATAGGTTAGTCCAATTTGCGATGGAAAGACACAATTCTAGTCATTAG
- a CDS encoding lysophospholipid acyltransferase family protein, with amino-acid sequence MTLTLSQKQRTRNTKLGWSLQERDPEFIKSVMPILGFFYDHYFRVQTSGWEHIPAQEKFLIVGSHNGGLAAPDMLMMMYDWFRRFGVERPVYGLMHPTVWEVTPPLAGLVAKTGAIMAHPKMAYAALRSGASLLVYPGGAEDVFRPHHLRNKIYFAGRQGFIKLALRENVPIIPAISSGAHDTLIVLADIYKIVRQLHDRGMPWLLGIDPVVFPIYLGWPWGLSIGPLPNIPFPVTIHTRICPPIVFEHYGREAASDRHYVNECYNLVLSKMQHELDKLVYESGNS; translated from the coding sequence ATGACTCTAACTTTGTCACAAAAGCAACGTACACGTAACACCAAACTTGGATGGTCTTTACAAGAGCGAGATCCTGAGTTTATTAAATCTGTCATGCCCATATTGGGCTTTTTCTACGACCATTATTTCCGAGTACAAACCAGTGGTTGGGAACACATCCCCGCACAAGAGAAATTCTTAATTGTTGGTTCCCATAATGGTGGACTAGCGGCTCCTGATATGCTGATGATGATGTATGACTGGTTTCGCCGATTTGGAGTAGAACGACCAGTTTACGGACTCATGCACCCCACCGTTTGGGAAGTTACTCCACCATTAGCGGGGCTTGTAGCTAAAACTGGGGCAATTATGGCTCATCCTAAAATGGCTTATGCTGCTTTACGCTCTGGGGCTAGTTTATTAGTGTATCCAGGGGGAGCAGAGGACGTTTTCCGACCCCATCATTTACGTAATAAAATCTATTTTGCTGGTAGACAAGGATTTATTAAACTAGCACTACGGGAAAATGTACCCATTATCCCGGCAATTTCCTCTGGCGCTCACGATACTTTAATTGTGCTAGCAGATATATATAAAATTGTTAGACAGTTGCACGATCGCGGAATGCCTTGGTTACTTGGAATCGACCCAGTAGTATTTCCAATTTATCTAGGCTGGCCTTGGGGTTTATCAATTGGGCCACTGCCGAATATTCCTTTTCCTGTGACCATACACACGCGGATTTGTCCACCAATTGTCTTTGAACATTATGGCAGGGAAGCCGCAAGCGATCGCCATTATGTCAATGAATGCTACAACTTGGTTTTAAGCAAGATGCAGCATGAGTTGGACAAATTAGTTTATGAGTCTGGTAATTCGTAA
- the nrdJ gene encoding ribonucleoside-triphosphate reductase, adenosylcobalamin-dependent, whose product MVRELERKRQSARFPESAPAANPVFFRTYSRRTEAGLRETWDEVCDRTLKDLIELGKLTEEEVAILEKSQRNLKALPSGRWLWVGGTDWVNKSKNFSGAYNCTSTNLRDWKAFGLMMNLAMMGCGTGAVIEPQHINQLPPIRNRLNVIVQGEIGTTSKNLRREFTQTHIEGNNVTIYVGDSREGWVESYQALLELSTDERFTDEVQVFVDVSDVRQAGETLKGFGGVANPVKLPGLYQRCAAILNKAVGRPLNSVECCLLIDEAAVTIVAGNIRRSAGMRQFTSDDQLGANAKDNLWQQDENGNWRIDPERDSLRMANHTRVFHRKPTLQESIDAVRKQYYSGEGAIQWAGEAVARANIDLLPTQALKVDFLKAYEQGTAKNWLQENYPHIDTNELEHRLARYGLNPCGEIIGSDFHCNLSEVHLNQIDPFDYKEQEEAFTAGALSVATLLNHKFQEPRYQYSRELDPIVGVSFTGLFDFFVNAFGVDWLRWWEEGRPETTQGLAFKREEEKYLTSWREIVHRVVWDYCDRHNIKRPNRCTTVQPSGTKSLLTGASPGWHPPKAQRFIRRITFRKNDPVALACIDYGYNVIPSQSDKDEQGNLLNDPFDPRVTEWLVEIPVAVPWADIPGADTIEISKFGAIAQMDFYMQVQKFYVTHNTSATIELREHEVETLGTKIWEAIQNDEGYISAALLARFDDHQTFPRLPFEPISKETYEQMVAEVAQRRKTDDFYTVLSRYDFGELMEVGPAGCDSDKCMMPEQSPN is encoded by the coding sequence ATGGTTCGTGAGCTTGAAAGAAAACGTCAGAGTGCAAGGTTTCCTGAATCTGCCCCGGCTGCTAATCCGGTATTTTTTAGAACATATAGCCGCCGTACAGAAGCGGGGTTAAGGGAAACATGGGATGAGGTATGCGATCGCACCCTCAAAGATTTAATTGAATTAGGTAAGCTTACTGAAGAAGAAGTAGCAATTTTAGAAAAGTCACAACGTAACCTCAAAGCCTTACCCAGTGGTCGTTGGTTGTGGGTGGGGGGTACAGACTGGGTTAACAAATCCAAGAACTTTTCCGGCGCGTATAATTGCACATCTACCAACCTCAGAGACTGGAAAGCCTTCGGGTTGATGATGAATCTAGCAATGATGGGCTGTGGGACGGGGGCTGTCATCGAACCGCAACATATTAATCAACTCCCACCCATCCGTAATCGCTTGAATGTTATCGTTCAAGGAGAAATTGGCACTACTTCTAAAAACTTACGTCGTGAATTTACACAAACTCATATAGAAGGTAACAACGTTACTATCTACGTTGGAGATAGTCGTGAGGGTTGGGTTGAATCTTATCAAGCCCTGCTGGAACTCTCCACCGATGAAAGATTTACTGATGAAGTACAAGTATTTGTTGATGTGAGCGATGTGCGCCAAGCGGGGGAAACCCTCAAAGGTTTTGGTGGAGTTGCTAATCCTGTCAAGCTACCGGGATTGTATCAACGCTGTGCTGCCATCCTGAATAAAGCTGTAGGTAGACCATTAAACTCTGTAGAGTGTTGTCTGCTAATTGATGAAGCTGCCGTAACAATTGTTGCTGGCAACATCCGAAGAAGCGCGGGTATGAGGCAGTTTACATCTGATGACCAATTGGGAGCGAATGCCAAAGATAATCTATGGCAGCAAGACGAAAACGGTAACTGGCGCATTGATCCTGAGCGTGATTCTTTACGGATGGCGAATCATACCAGAGTTTTTCACCGTAAGCCAACACTGCAAGAATCCATTGATGCTGTACGTAAACAATACTACAGTGGTGAAGGTGCGATTCAATGGGCTGGGGAAGCTGTAGCTAGGGCAAATATTGATTTGCTACCTACACAAGCTTTGAAAGTTGATTTCTTGAAAGCTTATGAGCAAGGAACAGCTAAAAATTGGTTACAAGAAAATTATCCTCATATAGATACTAATGAGTTAGAACATCGCTTGGCTCGTTATGGGCTTAATCCTTGCGGAGAAATTATTGGTAGCGACTTCCACTGTAATTTATCAGAAGTTCACCTGAATCAAATTGACCCATTTGATTACAAGGAACAAGAGGAGGCTTTCACGGCTGGGGCTTTATCTGTAGCCACACTGTTAAACCATAAATTCCAAGAACCGCGCTATCAATATAGTCGGGAATTAGATCCAATTGTGGGGGTTTCCTTTACTGGATTGTTTGATTTCTTTGTTAATGCTTTTGGTGTGGACTGGTTGCGCTGGTGGGAGGAAGGAAGACCGGAAACAACCCAAGGTTTGGCGTTTAAACGCGAGGAAGAAAAATATCTCACCTCTTGGCGCGAGATTGTGCATCGAGTAGTGTGGGATTATTGCGATCGCCACAATATTAAACGTCCAAATCGTTGTACTACAGTCCAGCCTAGTGGCACAAAATCACTCTTAACAGGTGCTAGCCCTGGTTGGCATCCTCCCAAAGCTCAAAGGTTTATCCGTCGGATTACTTTCCGTAAAAATGACCCAGTGGCTTTGGCTTGTATTGACTACGGTTACAACGTTATACCGTCGCAGTCAGATAAGGATGAACAAGGTAACTTACTCAATGATCCCTTTGATCCCAGAGTGACTGAATGGCTAGTAGAAATCCCTGTTGCTGTACCTTGGGCTGATATACCGGGTGCTGATACTATTGAAATCAGTAAATTTGGTGCGATCGCCCAAATGGATTTCTATATGCAGGTGCAAAAGTTCTACGTCACCCACAACACATCTGCAACCATTGAACTGCGGGAACACGAAGTGGAAACTTTAGGTACAAAAATCTGGGAAGCCATTCAAAACGATGAAGGCTACATCAGTGCTGCACTACTGGCTAGGTTTGATGACCATCAAACTTTCCCACGCCTACCATTTGAACCCATATCTAAAGAAACCTATGAGCAAATGGTGGCAGAAGTTGCCCAACGTCGCAAAACTGATGATTTCTACACCGTTCTCAGCCGTTATGATTTTGGCGAGTTAATGGAAGTAGGCCCAGCAGGTTGTGACTCTGATAAGTGCATGATGCCTGAACAAAGTCCAAATTAG
- a CDS encoding Npun_F5749 family FMN-dependent PPOX-type flavoprotein has protein sequence MSLAPWRSAIAHALHRNRSLVYSRYLQLATVKPNGHPTNRTIVFRGFLADTNQLKFITDARSDKIDQIQQQPCAEACWYFPNTREQFRISGSLTLVSSNESHSHLQPARIATWQELSDAARLQFAWPHPGKDKEDQAAFNPPPPDPQEPIPNFCLLLLEPTQVDHLQLRGEPQNRYLYRLDDQEWTVQAVNP, from the coding sequence ATGTCCCTTGCTCCTTGGCGAAGTGCGATCGCTCATGCCCTCCACCGTAACCGCAGTTTAGTTTACTCCCGTTACCTACAATTAGCCACAGTCAAGCCAAATGGTCATCCAACTAACCGGACTATAGTTTTTAGGGGATTTTTAGCCGATACCAACCAGTTAAAATTCATTACCGATGCCCGTAGCGATAAAATCGACCAGATACAGCAGCAACCTTGCGCAGAAGCCTGTTGGTACTTTCCCAATACTAGAGAACAATTTCGTATTAGTGGCAGCTTAACACTAGTTAGCAGCAATGAATCTCACTCTCATCTCCAGCCAGCCCGAATTGCTACTTGGCAAGAACTTAGCGATGCAGCACGCTTACAGTTTGCTTGGCCTCATCCGGGTAAAGACAAAGAAGATCAGGCAGCTTTTAACCCACCGCCACCTGATCCCCAAGAACCAATACCAAATTTTTGCCTACTACTACTCGAACCCACACAGGTAGACCATTTACAATTACGAGGCGAACCACAAAACCGTTACCTCTATCGTCTTGATGACCAAGAATGGACTGTGCAAGCTGTTAACCCATAA
- the cysE gene encoding serine O-acetyltransferase: MLSTLRADFRIIFERDPAARNLLEVLFCYPGLQALFFHRVANWLHRVGIPFIPRLISHIARFLTGIEIHPGATIGQGVFIDHGMGVVIGETAIIGDYALIYQGVTLGGTGKESGKRHPTLGENVVVGAGAKVLGNIQVGNNVRIGAGSVVLRDVPSNCTVVGIPGRIVYRSGARVDPLEHNNLPDSEAQVIRALVDRIELLEQQIQVLQDQSVSKSPALVTTISQEEQMSHDSQWCNLRDRAIQEFLDGAGI, from the coding sequence GTGCTATCTACACTACGTGCGGACTTTCGTATTATATTTGAACGTGACCCGGCTGCCCGTAACTTGCTGGAGGTCTTGTTTTGTTACCCCGGTTTGCAAGCCCTATTCTTCCATCGGGTAGCTAACTGGCTTCATCGTGTCGGTATACCATTTATTCCCCGCCTGATTTCTCATATTGCTCGATTTTTGACAGGGATTGAAATCCATCCTGGTGCAACAATTGGACAAGGTGTATTTATCGACCACGGTATGGGTGTAGTAATTGGTGAAACTGCGATTATTGGAGATTATGCCCTGATTTACCAAGGTGTCACCCTTGGGGGAACGGGTAAGGAAAGCGGTAAACGTCACCCAACTCTCGGAGAAAATGTTGTTGTTGGTGCGGGTGCTAAGGTACTCGGTAATATTCAAGTTGGCAACAACGTGCGTATTGGTGCTGGGTCTGTTGTATTAAGGGATGTACCCTCTAACTGCACAGTTGTAGGTATCCCAGGACGAATTGTCTATCGTTCCGGTGCTAGAGTTGATCCCCTGGAACATAACAATTTACCAGACTCTGAAGCTCAAGTGATTCGTGCTTTAGTTGACCGCATCGAATTGTTGGAACAACAAATACAAGTTTTACAAGATCAGTCCGTTTCTAAATCTCCTGCTTTAGTTACTACGATTTCTCAAGAAGAACAAATGTCTCATGATTCCCAGTGGTGCAACCTCAGGGATAGGGCAATTCAAGAATTTCTAGATGGTGCAGGGATATAA
- a CDS encoding alpha/beta fold hydrolase, with amino-acid sequence MSFFCLVHGAFQGTWCWDLLIPYLEGQGHKTIAMDLPIEDASATLSQLADTVIQSLPKTDDDIVLVGHSMAGTVIPLVAEVVKVRQLVFIGGLIPYPGVSTFDQLSHHLDSETIKSFNYQLKDPSQLEQFYDEPNMYEPASIGKDYSNPAVLMEFFYHDCQPDVAQWAISQSRLQQFMGYMFETNPLKALPKVKYKYIVCRNDRIISPTWSRYAARKRLGVDAVEIPSGHCPHLSRPNLLAEILIR; translated from the coding sequence ATGAGTTTTTTTTGTCTAGTTCATGGTGCTTTTCAAGGTACTTGGTGTTGGGATTTACTAATTCCTTATTTAGAAGGACAAGGCCATAAAACAATAGCAATGGATTTGCCCATTGAAGATGCGTCTGCTACTTTATCCCAATTGGCAGATACAGTAATTCAATCGCTACCAAAAACTGATGATGATATTGTGCTAGTTGGTCATTCAATGGCTGGTACTGTAATTCCTCTCGTTGCAGAAGTAGTAAAAGTGCGCCAACTCGTGTTTATCGGTGGATTAATCCCATATCCTGGTGTTAGTACATTTGACCAACTGTCTCATCATCTTGATTCTGAAACCATCAAATCATTTAACTACCAGCTAAAAGACCCTAGCCAACTTGAACAGTTCTATGATGAACCTAATATGTATGAACCAGCTTCTATAGGCAAAGATTATTCAAACCCAGCAGTATTGATGGAGTTTTTCTATCATGATTGTCAGCCAGATGTAGCACAGTGGGCAATTTCACAAAGTCGTTTGCAGCAATTTATGGGCTATATGTTTGAAACGAATCCTTTAAAAGCTTTGCCCAAGGTTAAGTATAAATATATTGTTTGTCGCAATGATCGCATCATATCCCCTACATGGTCACGCTACGCCGCACGCAAGCGTTTGGGAGTCGATGCCGTGGAAATACCTTCTGGACATTGCCCACATTTGTCTCGTCCCAACCTTCTTGCTGAAATATTAATTAGGTGA
- a CDS encoding DUF411 domain-containing protein, giving the protein MYKRFFAWMSQFSRSLLPMIVSLGILATTYGTFNLLSKVDNVTATNDQQVLSSNSISLVNVSFGDKQTESYSGTRDITVYRSPSCNCCGAWVKHMHKNGFNIQADIKTDDVDAIKQKYNLPPELASCHTAIIDGYVMEGHIPADDIKNFLQQKPPVTGLAVPGMVIGTPGMESGDTKQPFTVMTFDKTGKTAAFKEYLSY; this is encoded by the coding sequence ATGTACAAACGCTTTTTTGCTTGGATGAGTCAATTTTCACGTTCTTTATTGCCAATGATTGTTAGCTTAGGAATTTTAGCAACAACCTATGGAACGTTCAATTTATTGAGCAAAGTAGATAATGTTACAGCTACCAATGATCAACAAGTTCTCAGCAGCAATTCTATCTCACTGGTCAATGTCAGTTTTGGAGACAAGCAAACCGAATCTTATTCAGGAACAAGAGACATTACAGTTTATCGCAGTCCCTCTTGTAATTGCTGTGGTGCTTGGGTGAAACATATGCACAAGAACGGTTTTAACATCCAAGCAGATATCAAAACTGATGATGTGGATGCAATCAAACAAAAGTATAACTTGCCTCCAGAGTTAGCATCTTGTCACACAGCAATTATTGATGGCTATGTTATGGAAGGGCATATTCCCGCCGACGATATTAAGAATTTCCTTCAACAAAAGCCTCCAGTTACAGGTTTAGCTGTACCAGGAATGGTTATCGGCACACCAGGAATGGAATCAGGCGATACAAAGCAGCCATTTACAGTCATGACATTTGATAAAACAGGTAAAACCGCAGCCTTTAAAGAGTATCTATCTTACTGA
- the fni gene encoding type 2 isopentenyl-diphosphate Delta-isomerase — protein MNASTNTDSAQTQSRKADHIRICLEEDVQFRETTNGLERYRFTHCCLPEIDRNDIDLSTTFLGKKLNAPLLISSMTGGTEQAGMINQRLAELAQHYKLAMGVGSQRVAVEKPQVAETFAIRKYAPDVLLFANVGAVQLNYKYGLDECLKMIDMLEADALILHINPLQECIQPSGDVNFKGLLDKISKLCLELSVPVIAKEVGNGISGTVAKKLIEAGVQAIDVAGAGGTSWAKVEGERAENSMQRRLGRTFADWGLPTAECITSVRAIAPHIPLIASGGLRDGLDVAKAIALGADIAGLAMPFLQAAVESETALQDLAQVLITEITTVLFCTGNATLHQLKHSHSLQRLQ, from the coding sequence GTGAACGCCTCTACTAATACCGACTCCGCTCAAACCCAGTCACGCAAAGCAGACCATATCCGCATCTGCTTGGAAGAAGATGTACAGTTCCGCGAAACTACCAACGGACTAGAACGCTATCGCTTTACTCATTGTTGCTTACCAGAAATAGACCGCAACGATATCGATCTCAGCACGACTTTTTTAGGTAAAAAACTTAACGCACCCCTGTTAATTTCATCCATGACCGGGGGAACTGAACAAGCGGGAATGATTAATCAACGTTTAGCAGAACTTGCTCAACACTATAAATTGGCGATGGGTGTTGGTTCCCAACGGGTGGCGGTGGAAAAACCTCAGGTGGCTGAAACATTTGCTATTCGTAAGTATGCTCCCGATGTGTTGCTGTTTGCTAATGTGGGAGCGGTGCAACTCAATTACAAATATGGTTTAGACGAGTGTCTAAAAATGATTGATATGCTAGAGGCAGATGCTTTGATTCTGCATATCAATCCCCTACAAGAATGTATTCAACCAAGTGGCGATGTAAACTTCAAAGGATTGCTTGACAAAATATCTAAGTTGTGCTTAGAGTTGTCAGTGCCAGTGATTGCCAAAGAAGTGGGTAACGGTATTTCTGGTACAGTGGCGAAAAAACTTATCGAAGCGGGAGTACAAGCTATTGATGTCGCTGGTGCAGGTGGTACTTCTTGGGCAAAGGTAGAAGGAGAAAGGGCAGAAAACTCTATGCAACGGCGTTTAGGTAGAACCTTTGCAGATTGGGGTTTGCCGACAGCCGAGTGTATTACAAGTGTAAGAGCGATCGCCCCTCATATTCCCTTAATCGCTTCTGGTGGTTTGCGAGATGGACTAGATGTAGCCAAAGCGATCGCTTTAGGAGCAGATATTGCCGGTTTAGCTATGCCTTTCCTGCAAGCAGCCGTAGAATCAGAAACCGCCCTACAAGACTTAGCCCAAGTGCTAATCACCGAAATCACCACAGTATTATTTTGTACTGGCAATGCTACTTTGCATCAGTTAAAACACTCTCACAGTTTACAACGCCTACAATAA